The following proteins are encoded in a genomic region of Salminus brasiliensis chromosome 17, fSalBra1.hap2, whole genome shotgun sequence:
- the sirt7 gene encoding NAD-dependent protein deacetylase sirtuin-7 isoform X1: METQTEGAVFSRAERKALEKAKLIQKETQRKTFKLVSRILKKSECERTEEEFALLQRHQDTVQELDKRQVRRNTLKRKQEELFDDAEDLRTKVKQLAEVMRQAQHAVIYTGAGISTAASIPDYRGPNGVWTQLQKGRTVMASDLSDADPTLTHMCIRMLHKVRMVQHVVSQNCDGLHLRSGLPRHALSELHGNMFIEVCVSCSPVREVIRLFDVTERTALHRHGTGRRCPQCGGELRDTIVHFGERGMLEQPLNWKGAAEAAQQADLILCLGSSLKVLKKYACLWSMKKPAAKRPKLYIVNLQWTPKDDLATLKIHGKCDDVMRLLMEELCVEIPTYNRSEDPIFSLATPLRPQEKDSHTRKILAPPSALVDSLPNAKSEAEENGIKGGWFGRGYTKSRKKSKAT; encoded by the exons ATGGAGACCCAGACAGAGGGTGCAGTGTTTTCCAGGGCAGAGAGAAAAGCTCTGGAAAAGGCGAAACTTATTCAAAAGGAGACTCAGAGGAAGACCTTTAAGCTG GTGTCCAGAATACTGAAGAAATCTGAATGCGAGCGGACCGAAGAGGAGTTCGCTCTGCTTCAGCGTCACCAAGACACTGTCCAAGAACTGGACAAACGACAGGTCCGAAGAAACACCCTGAAGAGAAAGCAGGAAGAG CTGTTTGATGATGCTGAGGATCTCAGGACCAAAGTGAAACAGCTGGCCGAGGTGATGCGCCAAGCTCAGCACGCTGTCATCTACACCGGAGCCGGGATCAGCACG GCTGCATCCATCCCAGATTATCGTGGCCCAAATGGAGTATGGACCCAGCTACAGAAAGGCCGAACAGTCAT GGCGTCTGACCTCAGTGATGCAGACCCGACTCTGACCCACATGTGCATCCGGATGTTACACAAAGTTCGAATG GTTCAACATGTGGTCTCCCAGAACTGTGATGGCCTCCACCTGCGCAGTGGCCTTCCCAGACATGCCCTGTCTGAGCTACATGGGAATATGTTCATAGAG gtgtgtgtgtcatgCTCTCCAGTACGGGAGGTGATCCGTCTCTTTGATGTTACCGAACGCACAGCCCTGCACAGGCATGGGACGGGCAGAAGGTGTCCTCAGTGCGGAGGGGAGCTGAGGGACACTATTGTGCATTTCGGAGAGCGGGGCATGCTGGAGCAGCCTCTCAACTGGAAAGGTGCTGCCGAGGCTGCACAGCAGGCCGATCTCATTCTCTGCCTCGGCTCCAGTCTAAAG GTCCTGAAGAAGTATGCGTGCTTGTGGTCTATGAAGAAACCAGCAGCTAAAAGACCAAAGCTGTACATCGTCAACCTACAG tgGACGCCAAAAGACGATTTGGCCACTCTGAAAATTCATGGGAAATGTGACGATGTGATGCGTCTTCTCATGGAGGAGTTATGCGTTGAAATCCCAACCTACAATAG ATCAGAGGACCCCATCTTCAGCTTAGCGACACCCCTCAGGCCACAAGAAAAGGACAGTCACACTCGGAAAATTTTAGCTCCCCCTTCTGCACTGGTGGACTCTCTGCCAAATGCAAAGAGCGAAGCTGAAGAGAACGGAATAAAGGGTGGGTGGTTTGGACGAGGCTACACCAAAtcaagaaagaaaagcaaagcaACATAG
- the LOC140538084 gene encoding cystatin-POGU1: MTYTRILLAAVVMASVWSGSSLNVEEVANFAIDSHNRMSNSAFAYKVVKVMSERAELYPPTWVKFSLEVRVAETNCRNDGKAKLEDCNLKTNAQTMICSFVVLAVPGENTVPSHLLSGRCA, translated from the exons ATGACGTACACCCGGATCCTCCTCGCTGCTGTTGTCATGGCTTCTGTCTGGTCTGGGAGCAGCCTGAATGTTGAAGAAGTAGCCAACTTTGCCATCGACTCCCACAATCGCATGAGCAACAGTGCCTTTGCTTATAAAGTAGTGAAGGTCATGTCAGAACGTGCTGAG CTCTATCCACCTACTTGGGTAAAATTCTCCCTGGAGGTGCGAGTGGCTGAGACAAACTGCAGAAACGACGGAAAAGCGAAGCTGGAGGACTGCAACCTGAAGACTAATGCACAG ACCATGATCTGCAGCTTCGTGGTGCTGGCAGTTCCAGGAGAGAACACGGTGCCCAGCCACCTGCTGTCAGGCCGCTGTGCCTGA
- the sirt7 gene encoding NAD-dependent protein deacetylase sirtuin-7 isoform X2, with protein MHANVSRILKKSECERTEEEFALLQRHQDTVQELDKRQVRRNTLKRKQEELFDDAEDLRTKVKQLAEVMRQAQHAVIYTGAGISTAASIPDYRGPNGVWTQLQKGRTVMASDLSDADPTLTHMCIRMLHKVRMVQHVVSQNCDGLHLRSGLPRHALSELHGNMFIEVCVSCSPVREVIRLFDVTERTALHRHGTGRRCPQCGGELRDTIVHFGERGMLEQPLNWKGAAEAAQQADLILCLGSSLKVLKKYACLWSMKKPAAKRPKLYIVNLQWTPKDDLATLKIHGKCDDVMRLLMEELCVEIPTYNRSEDPIFSLATPLRPQEKDSHTRKILAPPSALVDSLPNAKSEAEENGIKGGWFGRGYTKSRKKSKAT; from the exons ATGCATGCaaat GTGTCCAGAATACTGAAGAAATCTGAATGCGAGCGGACCGAAGAGGAGTTCGCTCTGCTTCAGCGTCACCAAGACACTGTCCAAGAACTGGACAAACGACAGGTCCGAAGAAACACCCTGAAGAGAAAGCAGGAAGAG CTGTTTGATGATGCTGAGGATCTCAGGACCAAAGTGAAACAGCTGGCCGAGGTGATGCGCCAAGCTCAGCACGCTGTCATCTACACCGGAGCCGGGATCAGCACG GCTGCATCCATCCCAGATTATCGTGGCCCAAATGGAGTATGGACCCAGCTACAGAAAGGCCGAACAGTCAT GGCGTCTGACCTCAGTGATGCAGACCCGACTCTGACCCACATGTGCATCCGGATGTTACACAAAGTTCGAATG GTTCAACATGTGGTCTCCCAGAACTGTGATGGCCTCCACCTGCGCAGTGGCCTTCCCAGACATGCCCTGTCTGAGCTACATGGGAATATGTTCATAGAG gtgtgtgtgtcatgCTCTCCAGTACGGGAGGTGATCCGTCTCTTTGATGTTACCGAACGCACAGCCCTGCACAGGCATGGGACGGGCAGAAGGTGTCCTCAGTGCGGAGGGGAGCTGAGGGACACTATTGTGCATTTCGGAGAGCGGGGCATGCTGGAGCAGCCTCTCAACTGGAAAGGTGCTGCCGAGGCTGCACAGCAGGCCGATCTCATTCTCTGCCTCGGCTCCAGTCTAAAG GTCCTGAAGAAGTATGCGTGCTTGTGGTCTATGAAGAAACCAGCAGCTAAAAGACCAAAGCTGTACATCGTCAACCTACAG tgGACGCCAAAAGACGATTTGGCCACTCTGAAAATTCATGGGAAATGTGACGATGTGATGCGTCTTCTCATGGAGGAGTTATGCGTTGAAATCCCAACCTACAATAG ATCAGAGGACCCCATCTTCAGCTTAGCGACACCCCTCAGGCCACAAGAAAAGGACAGTCACACTCGGAAAATTTTAGCTCCCCCTTCTGCACTGGTGGACTCTCTGCCAAATGCAAAGAGCGAAGCTGAAGAGAACGGAATAAAGGGTGGGTGGTTTGGACGAGGCTACACCAAAtcaagaaagaaaagcaaagcaACATAG
- the rbbp9 gene encoding serine hydrolase RBBP9 produces the protein MPLKKAVIVPGNGAGDVLHCNWYGWTHKQINKISGLSSQLKNMPDPVTARESIWLPFMEKDLLCDEETVIIGHSSGAAAAMRYAETHKVFGIILVGAYTSDLGDENERESGYFSRPWEWEKIRANVKHIVQFGSTDDPFLPWEEQQEVADGLKAELHKYTDRGHFQNTHFPELISVVQKLTKAD, from the exons ATGCCTCTGAAGAAAGCTGTGATTGTTCCAGGCAATGGTGCCGGGGACGTGCTGCACTGTAACTGGTATGGATGGACCCATAAGCAGATCAATAAG aTTTCAGGTTTGTCCAGCCAGTTGAAAAACATGCCAGACCCAG TGACCGCCAGGGAGAGCATATGGCTGCCCTTCATGGAGAAGGACCTGCTGTGTGATGAAGAGACAGTGATCATTGGCCAcagctctggagctgctgcagcTATGAG ATATGCTGAGACTCACAAGGTATTTGGCATCATCCTGGTGGGCGCCTACACCTCAGACCTGGGAGatgagaacgagagagagagtg GGTATTTCAGCCGGCCGTGGGAATGGGAGAAGATCAGAGCGAACGTGAAGCACATTGTTCAGTTTGGATCAACAGACGACCCTTTCTTACCGTgggaggagcagcaggaggtAGCTGATGGACTGAAGGCAGAACTTCACAAATACACAGACCGTGGacattttcaaaacacacacttccCAGAGCTCATCAGTGTCGTCCAGAAACTGACAAAAGCTGATTGA